Proteins encoded within one genomic window of Gasterosteus aculeatus chromosome 18, fGasAcu3.hap1.1, whole genome shotgun sequence:
- the ptrhd1 gene encoding putative peptidyl-tRNA hydrolase PTRHD1 gives MAAVTGAGSPGRLVQYVVVRSDLVHKLSWPLGAVITQACHAATAAIHLHYGDPDTQRYLAELDAMHKVVLGAPDEAALSGLSENLTQAGVAHKLWIEQPENIPTCLALKPCQKETVQPLLRKFKLFK, from the exons ATGGCAGCAGTAACAGGAGCCGGGTCTCCTGGCCGGCTGGTCCAGTATGTTGTCGTCCGGTCGGATCTGGTCCACAAGCTGTCCTGGCCCCTGGGAGCCGTGATAACTCAGGCGTGTCACGCCGCTACGGCTGCCATCCACCTGCACTACGGGGACCCGGACACACAGCGGTACCTCGCCGAGCTGGACGCCATGCACAAAGTGGTGCTGGGG GCTCCAGACGAGGCTGCCCTTTCCGGGTTATCAGAGAATCTTACACAGGCCGGGGTGGCCCATAAGCTGTGGATCGAACAACCGGAGAACATCCCCACCTGCTTGGCTCTGAAGCCATGTCAGAAAGAGACAGTCCAGCCGCTGCTGCGCAAGTTCAAACTCTTCAAATGA